The Sesamum indicum cultivar Zhongzhi No. 13 linkage group LG2, S_indicum_v1.0, whole genome shotgun sequence genome contains a region encoding:
- the LOC105156171 gene encoding probable xyloglucan endotransglucosylase/hydrolase protein 28, with product MGGTMNSNMNVFTFAFCSAFLVLMVSGFSRNLPILSFDEGYSHLFGDDNLMVLRDGKSVHISLDERTGSGFVSQDLYLHGYFSASIKLPADYTAGVVVAFYMSNGDIYEKNHDEIDFEFLGNIRGKDWRIQTNIYGNGSTSIGREERYGLWFDPSEDFHQYSILWTENFIVFYVDNVPIREIKRTEAMGGDFPSKPMSLYATIWDGSDWATNGGKYKVSYKYAPYIAEFSDFVLHGCAVDPIEQSKCDDAAKFASIPAGITRQQRAKMVSFRNKHMQYSYCYDRSRYKIPPSECVIDPSEAERLRGFDPVTFGGARHHRGKRHHRGRPTRAEAASSI from the exons atgggAGGAACAATGAATTCTAATATGAATGTTTTCACCTTTGCGTTTTGTTCTGCGTTTCTTGTGTTGATGGTTAGTGGGTTTTCAAGAAATCTTCCCATACTGTCTTTTGATGAAGGGTACTCGCACCTCTTTGGGGATGACAATCTCATGGTTCTTAGAGATGGGAAATCAGTTCACATCTCTTTGGATGAAAGAACAG GTTCTGGATTTGTGTCACAAGACCTTTACCTTCATGGGTATTTTAGTGCTTCTATTAAGCTCCCTGCAGATTACACTGCTGGTGTTGTTGTTGCCTTCTAT ATGTCAAATGGTGACATATATGAGAagaaccatgatgaaatagaCTTTGAGTTCTTGGGGAACATAAGGGGAAAGGACTGGAGAATCCAGACAAACATTTATGGAAATGGAAGCACAAGCATTGGCAGAGAAGAGAGATATGGACTCTGGTTTGATCCCTCTGAGGATTTCCACCAATACAGCATCCTCTGGACTGAGAATTTCATTGT CTTTTATGTTGATAATGTTCCCATAAGAGAGATCAAGAGGACAGAAGCAATGGGTGGGGACTTCCCCTCTAAGCCAATGTCTCTCTATGCAACAATATGGGATGGCTCTGATTGGGCCACAAATGGAGGCAAATACAAAGTTAGTTACAAATACGCCCCTTACATTGCAGAATTTTCCGACTTTGTCCTCCATGGATGCGCTGTCGACCCAATCGAACAGTCTAAGTGCGACGATGCAGCTAAATTCGCCTCGATCCCCGCCGGCATCACACGCCAACAGAGAGCAAAAATGGTCAGCTTCAGGAACAAGCACATGCAATACTCATACTGCTACGATCGTTCTCGGTACAAGATTCCTCCCTCAGAGTGTGTGATCGATCCCAGCGAAGCCGAACGTCTCCGAGGCTTTGACCCCGTTACATTCGGGGGAGCCCGTCACCACCGTGGCAAGAGACATCACCGTGGTAGGCCGACCCGTGCTGAGGCGGCGTCTTCCATCTAA